The following nucleotide sequence is from Pseudonocardia sp. C8.
GCCGTTCCCGCCCGGCGCGAAACGGCGGGACAGGTTGCGGACGAGCGGGCGGAACTCCCGGATGACCTGCTCGCGCAGGGCCTGCCGGTGGGGCGCGCCGTCGGGGGTGGTGGCCAGCCGCTCCAGGTCGCGGACGACGCGGTCGTAGCCGTGCCGGCCGTCGCGGTCGGTGTCGACGGGAGCAGGGCGGGTGGACGTGCGCATGGGGTCCCTCGCGTTCGCCGGTGGCAGGTGCGGGGTCCGCTGCGTGTTGAACGGATCGGACGGTCCGGCGGCGGCGGTGCCGCGGGCGAACCGGATCATCGACCGTAACGGTGAGGATCGGGCGGGCACAAGCCCGCGGGGGAGAGGGTCCTGCACCTCGGCGCGGGCAGGACCCTTTCCCCGGCGGATCAGGCGTTGGACGCCTCGACGACCTCGGCGCCCTCGGCGGCGCGCTGCACCGACTCGCAGCCCTTCTTCGCCGCGGCCTTGTTCTCGTAGGCCTCGCCGGTGGCGACGACCTGACCGTTCGACGCCTTCAACCGGAAGCGGAACTTGCCGGCGCGGTCCTCGTACACCTCGAACTTGCCTGCCATGACGGCCTCCTCGTCTCGTGCCGGACCGGCCGGACGCCGGTCCTGCCGACGGCCGCGGAGGCTAGCCCATTCGGTGTAGTGATGCGGCGCGAAACGCCGGGCTCGTTACCCCTGCCGCACGACGGGGCGCAGCGTCCGGCCCAGGACGCGGCCGAGCACCGCGGCCTCGGCGGCGAGGGCGTCGCGGGGGAGGGTGGTCCCGGGGAAGGGGGCGACGAGCAGGTCGGCCCCGCCGTCGCCGGGGCCGTCGCCGCCGGTCTCCCAGGTCCCCGCGACCCGGCCGCGGTGCAGCACGACCGGCGCGATCCAGCCCGCGGCCCGGCTCACCCGCGACCGGTGCGCGGGATCGAGGACGTCCGGGTCGGCGGTGCCCGGGCCCAGCAGGAACTGGTCGAACGCGGGCAGCAGCCGGAGCTCCTCGTGCGGCCGCGCGGCGGCCAGGCCGTCGACGTCGGCGGTCCGGGCCCAGCGGGTCCCGCCGCCGACCCGGACCGGGGTGATGAGGCCGCGGGCGGCCACGGCGTCGAACCAGCCGCGTAGCACCCGCTTGCCGACCGCGCCGCGCAGCAGCCACGCCCCGAACGTCTCCGGGGTCGCCGGACCGTGCGCGCCCAGGTAGGCGGGGATCGCGACGGCGGCTGCGTCCTCGACCGCCGGGAGCCGCCCGGCCCACGGCGGCGCGGTGAACCGGACCGTCGTGCCGTCCGCCGGGCCGGCGGCCGCATGGCACAGCAGGCCCTGCCAGGCGAGCGGTTTGAGGACGGCGCCCCAGCCGGAGCCGAGCCGCTCGGCGAGCGAACCGTCGCCGGTGCGATCGGCGTAGGCGCCGGCCAGCTCGGCCCGGGTGAGCCGTGCGCCGGGCAGCACCTCGGCGGCGACCTCGGCCAGCGCGGCCACCTGCCCGGCCGTGGCGAACTCCCGCTGCCACGGCGGCCGCTCCCAGCTCCGCACGGACGCCAGCAGCGCCAGGTACGAGGGCGCGTCCGCCGGGTGCAGCAGGTGCAGCGTGCCGCGCTGGCCCCACACCCGCACCAGGGCACCCGACGCCAGCGCCTCCGCGGTCCCGCCGACGGCCTCCGCGCGCCGGACCGCGACCGCCTGCTCGGCGGCCGAGGGCACCTGGGCCTGGACTCCGGCGAGCCGGCGCACGACGTCCGCGGCGGCGAGGCCGTGCGGGCGGTCGAGGTGCTGGCGGCGCGAGCGCCAGGCGAGCACCGCGGAGACGTCGATGTCGCGGCCGGGGCCGACGCCGGCTTCTGGACCGCCCGTCGCGCCGGGCGTCCCCGCCGGCCGTGTCCGCGGCATCGAAATCCCCTCTCGTCCGGCCGGAACGCTACCCGGGTGCGCGGCGTTCTCAGGGCCACCACAGCGTCCCGCGCCTACCGTGCGCGGCATGCCGACAGCACTGGTCACCGGGGGAAGCCGCGGGCTCGGCGAGGCCTACGCGCGCGAGCTCGCCGAGCGGGGGTACTCGATCGTCCTCGTCGCCCGGGACGCCGACCGGCTCGCCGACGCGGCCGAACGGATCGGGCGGGCCACCGGGGCGATCGTGGAGACGCTCGCCGCCGACCTCACCGACCCCGCCGGGCTGGCCGCCGTGGAGCGGCGGGTCACCGACCCGGCGGTGCCGGTGGAGCTGCTCGTCAACCACGCGGGCGCCGGGACCGGCCCGGTGGTCGCCGGCGCGTCGTCCGACGCGCTCACGGCCGGGGTGGAGCCGGCCGTGGAGGCGGTGCTGCGGCTGACCCGGGCGGCCCTCCCGGTGATGACCGCCCGCGGCCACGGCGGTGTCCTCAACGTCGCGGGCCTCGCCGGCTACCTGCCGTCCGGCGGCCACGCCCGGGCCGCCGCGCAGTCGTGGGTGCTGGCCTTCACCGACGGCGTCGCCGCGTCGCTGCGCGGCACCGGGGTGACGGTCACCGCCGTCGTCACCGGCCGGATCCGCGGGCCGCACGAGCCGGGCGGGCCGTTCCGCCCGGCGCCGGAGACGGTCGTCCGCCGGTCGCTCGACGACCTGGCCCGCGGCCGCACGCGGTCCGCTCCGGGCTGGGCCTGCCGCGCCCTCGTCGGGTACCTGGAGGCGCCGCGGACGGTGCTGCGGCTGGCGGCGAGGGTCACCGGCCGGGGCCGGGAGCGGCCCGCCCGGCCCGGTGAGGGTCCCGCCGCCACCGGGCCCACCCGCCCGTCGCCGGTGCCGACACCGTTCCGCGACGCGCACCTCCCGGTGCGCGCGCTGCCGCCCGGTGCCGGCTCGCTGCCCGCGCTGCCCGAGCTCCCGGCCTGCCCGGCGCACGTCCCGGCCGAGCGGCTCCCGGCGCCCCGGATCTCGGGCACCGGCCCGCTGCCCGTGGTGACCCCGGCCCGCCCGCACGGCCGGGCCGGTGTCCGGCGGCTGCCCGCGCCGCCGCGCCCGGTCCAGCCACCGGCCCGCGACGCGCGCACCGTGCGGCTCGCCGCCGGGTGAACCGGGGCCGGACCGGGTACACGGCCGGTGCCGGCGATGCGGTTGTGCCAGCACGGATGGGGAGCGGGGTTTTGTCCGGTTCGATATCATGTGCGGGGTACGGGTAGCTCGGATCGTCGGTGTGGGCCGGCACCGAGGAGGAAGATCATGTCTGTCACGCCACCGCTTCCGCCCCCGCCGCCGTCGCAGCCGCCCGGTGGCGCCCCGGACCCCGGGCCGCGGCCGTCTGCCCGCCCGCTGAACCGCACCGAGGAACGCACGCTGTCCCGGCTGGAGCAGGAGCTGCGCCGGTCGTACCCGGACCTCGAGTCCGAGATGTCGTCGCTGGAGTCCGCAGGGGCCGGGCGCGGCGAGGCCCCCGGCGTCCCGCTCGACCGCATCCTGCAGGCCGTCGCGATCGGCGTGATCGTGCTGGCGCTCGTCCCGAAGGAGTGGCTGGCGGCGCTGCTGTCGATCGGGCTGCTGCTCGGCATCCCGTTCGCGATGGCGCTGATCGCGGTGCAGGCCAAGTGGGACGGCCTCGGTGAGGACGGGAACGGCGAGGGAGAGGACCGCCGCCCCTGACCACCCGCGGGCCGGTGGTGCGGACGGCGCCGGTCCTCAGCTCTCCGGGAAGGCGAACAGCTCGAGCGCGATGCCGTCGGGGTCGCGGAAGGAGATGCCGCTGCCGTAGTGGGCCGTCTTGATGCCGTCGTGGGCGATGCCCAGGTCGGTGAGCCGCTGCGCCCACCGTTCCAGCTCGGCCCGTGAGCCGACCGCGAAGCCGACGTGGTCGAGGCCGGTGCGTTCCTCGTCGAAGCGGTCGCGGGACTCGCGGCCCTGGTGGGTGTGCAGGCCGAACAGCATGCCGCCGTCCAGGGCGAACACGGTGTGGTGGAAGCGCCCGCCCTCCTCGTCCTCGTCGAGGACGGGGTCGGCTCCGAACAGCCTCGCGTACCACTGCGTGCTGCGCTCCAGGTCGCTGACGGTCAGTGCGACGTGCTGCAGTCCCGGGAAGGCCACCGTGAAGCTCCCTCGCTTCTCGCGTGCAGATGTCGCGATGTGTCTATCAGCCGGGTCCGGGCCGTGTGCCCCTCCGAGTGGAGGGGATCAGCCCAGGCGCAGACCGTCGCCGGTGATCTCGAGATCCGCGCCGGGGCCGGCCTCCGCCGCGGTCGGCGCGGGCAGCGCCGTGTCGGCGCCCAGTCCCTTCTCGGCGGCCGCGGTGCGGACGGCGTCGACGACGAGCAGCAACGCGGCCCGCCGCGCGGAGTTCGTGCGGTAGGCCAGCGAGACGGTCCGGGTGAGCGGCTCGGCGAGGGCGACGACGTCCACCCCCGGGGGGCGCAGTGCCAGGCCCAGGTCGGACACGAGCGTCACGCCCAGCCCGGCGGCCACCATCGCCATCGCGGTCGCCTGCTCCTCCACCTCGTGGTCGATCCGCGGCGCGAACCCCGCTGCCTGGCAGGCCAGCCGGGCCGCCTGGCCGAAGTGCGAGCGGGCCGGCGACATGATCCACGGGTGTTCGGCGAGCTCGGCGAGCGTCACGCTGGCCGCGGGCACCGCCCCGGCCGGGACGGCGGCGTAGAGCCGCTCGACGGCGATCACGGCGCGTTCGAGGCCGTGATCCCAGGTCATCGGGTAGTTCGAGTAGTCGAGGACGAACGACAGGTCGAGCGCGCCGTCGCGGACCGCGGCCGCCGTCTCCTCCGGGGCCAGCTCGCGGGTTCGGACCACCACGCCCGGATGGCTGCGCGCCAGCGCGGTGAGCGCGTCCGGCAGCAGCCCGGACGCCACCGAGGCCCACACCCCCGCTGTGACCTTCGCCGCTATCGACTCCCCGGCACCCTCGAGCGCCTGCGTCGCCCGCTCCACCGACGCGAGGATCTCCTCGGCGTGCTCGGCCAGCAGCACACCGAGGTCGGTGAGCTGGACGCGGCGCCCGCGCCGCTCGAACAGCCGCGTCCCCACGTCGCGCTCCAGCTGCGCGAGCTGCTGCGACACCGCGGACGCCGTGTAGTGCAGGGCGGCCGCGGCGGCGGTGATCGTCCCCCGCCGATGTAGCTCACGCAGCATCCGCAGACGCGGGAGCGAGAGGTCCATGCGAACGAGCCTAGGCGCCTCTGCAGGAACCCTGAACAGTGCCGTGAATGATCCGTAAATGGACGCCGCGGCGGAGGCGGCCGCAGGCTGAGGTGGACGAAGGAGGTGGGTCGCCATGACGACGATGCAGAACCCGGCGGGGGGCACTCCGCAGCTGACCGCAGGGGCCGTTCCGCACGCCACCGGGGCCGCCGCGGTCGCCCCCGCGATCCGCCGCTCCGAGCCGTACCTGCGGCTGCAGTGGAACGACTCGGTCACCGGGGCGGTCGGCTACCTCGTCGTGCACACCCTGCGGGCCGGCCTGGCCACCGGCGGCACCCGGATGCGGGCCGGCTGCACGCTGAGCGAGGTCGAGGACCTCGCCCGCGGCATGGCCAACAAGACCGCCACCTTCGACCTGCCCGTCGGCGGGGCCAAGGGCGGCATCGACTTCGACCCGAAGGACCCCCGTGCCGTCGAGGTGCTGGAGCGGTTCTGCGAGGCCATGCGCCCGTGGCTGGACCGGCACTGGGTGACCGCCGAGGACCTCGGCGTCCCCCAGCACCTCATCGACGAGGTGTTCGAGAAGCTCGGCCTGGGCCAGAGCTTCCACGCCGCGATCAGCCGTGCCGACGACCCGGCCGCCACCCTCGAGCGGGTCCGCCGCGGGCTGAACGCCGAGGTCGAGGGCGGGTTCCTGCTCGGCGACGTGATCGGTGGCTACGGCGTCGCCCACGCCTGCCTGGCCGCCGCCGTGTCCTGGGGCCAGATCCCGGCCGAGACGACCGTCGCGATCCAGGGGATCGGCACGATGGGCGGGGCGTGCGCGTACTACCTGCACGAGGCCGGCATGACGGTGACGACGGTGGCCGACGCGGCCGGCACCCTGCACTGCGCCGACGGCCTCGACGTGCCCGCGCTGCTGGACCTGCGCGACGGCTACGGCGAGGTCGACCGCTCCCGGCTGCCCGCGGGGGTCGAGCAGCTGCCGCGCGCCGCGATCCTGTCCGCCGACGCCGACATCCTGGTCCCGGCGGCGATCTCCTACGCGATCACCCCGGACAACTCCTACGACGTCCGGGCACGGGTGATCGTCGAGGCCGCGAACGCCGCCACCACCCCGGAGGCGGAATCCATGCTGGCCGCCCGCGGCATCCCGGTCCTGCCGGACTTCGTCGCCAACGCCGGCGCCGTCGCCTGGGCCTGGTGGCTGCTGCTCGGCGAGGTCGACGACGACCCGGAGACCTCGTTCGACCGGCTCCGCACCGTGATGCACGCCAAGGTCGCGCAGCTGCTCGCCGCGTGGACCGATGAGGGCGTCACCCCGCGGGAGACCGGCCACCGCTGGGCCGACGACCCGGCGCCGAGCACCGAGCCGGTCGTCATTCCCTGACCGCTCGGCCCACTTCTCCAGGCACACACTCATGGAGCTTCGGTCCCGTGGCACAGGACCGAAGCTCCATGAGTGCGAGGGGGCTAGGCGCGCACCCGCCCCACAAACTCGGCGACCGCCGCCCGGGACGAGACGCCGAGCTTGGCGAAGACCTTCGCGAGGTGCGTCTCGACCGTCCGGTCGGACACGAACAGGGCGCGGCCGATCTGCCGGTTGGTCCGCCCGTCCGCCACGAGCTCGGCGACCTGGCGTTCCCGCCGGCTGAGCGCGTCGACGCCGCCGGCCGGGCCGGTCCGCCGCCGTGGCCGGCCGCCGCGGGCGACGGGCCGGCCGAGGCGGCGCAGCTCGCGCGCGGCCTCGTCGCGGAGGCGGCGGGCACCGCAGGCGGCCGCGGTCGCCTCGGCCGCGCCGAGCTCGTCGACGGCACGCGCGGTGCAGCCCTCCCCGGCCAGGGCGCGGCCGGCGAGGATGCGGGCGCGCGCACCGGCGAGCGGCGCGCCGGCCAGGTCCGCGAGGTCCCCGGCACGCCGCGCCGCCACCGTGGCGGCGCCGTCCGCGGTCGCGAGCGCGACGGCAGCCCCGGCCAGGGCGGCCTCCGCCGCGCGGAGCGGGATCGGGACGGGCCCGTCGGCAGCCTTCCCGGCACGCTCCGCCCAGCCGGTGGCCGCGGGCAGGTCGCCGACCGCCAGCTCGGCCCGGGTCAGCAGCTCGTACCACCGGGGCCGGTACGCGCGCTCGATCAGCGGCAGGTCCGGGCCGCCGGCGGCGCCCAGCAGCTCGTCCCGGCCGCGCTCCGGCTCGCCGGCCTCGACGCGGGCCTCGGCCAGGGCGTACCGGGCCGTCGCGGTCACGACGTCGGGGTCCTCGCCCGCGCAGGCGACCGCGTCCTCGCCGTGGCGGACGGCCGCGTGAACGTCCCCGGCCAGCAGGGCCGACCACGAGCGAGCCGCGGTCGCGAGGACCAGGAACAGGGTGTTCCCCGAGAACAGGGAGGCGTCCAGCGCGGTGTCGGCCGACCGGCCCGCCTCGGCGAGCCGTCCGCTCCAGACCAGGGCGTACACCCGGCCGACCTCGACCAGCGGGACCAGGTGCGCCTGCCCGGAGGCGCGGGCCGCCGCCGCGACCCGGTCCAGACCGTGCAGGGCACCGGGGAGGTCACCCAGGTGCGCCTGCGTCCAGCCGAACCAGGTGAGCGCCACGAGGTGGGGGCTCAGCGCGTCGTCGTCGACCGTGTCGAGCAACCGGACCGTCTCGGCGGCCGCGGCCCGGGCGGCCCCGATGTCGGCCGTGAGGTACTCCGCGCCGGCGACGAGCCCGGTCGCGGCGGCCAGGAGCGCGGGGTCGCCCAGCGCGATCGCGTCCTCGCGGGCGTCGCGCTCCCAGCGGCGCATCTCGTCGAAGTCGCCGGCGTAGTAGCAGCCGGCGGCCAGGCCGATCCGGACCCGCGCGGCCTCGGCCCGGTGCCGGTCGTCGAGCGCGCCGAGCGCCTCGAGCAACCGGGCCCGCGCCCGGCCGGGCTGGCCGAGCAGGTTGTCCAGCCCGGCGCAGGTCGCCAGCATCCGGGCCCGCCGGGCGACGTCGCCACCGGGCAGCATCGCCAGG
It contains:
- a CDS encoding DUF1508 domain-containing protein, which gives rise to MAGKFEVYEDRAGKFRFRLKASNGQVVATGEAYENKAAAKKGCESVQRAAEGAEVVEASNA
- a CDS encoding VOC family protein yields the protein MAFPGLQHVALTVSDLERSTQWYARLFGADPVLDEDEEGGRFHHTVFALDGGMLFGLHTHQGRESRDRFDEERTGLDHVGFAVGSRAELERWAQRLTDLGIAHDGIKTAHYGSGISFRDPDGIALELFAFPES
- a CDS encoding AAA family ATPase; amino-acid sequence: MTTGDPARREPDLQGRVSELAALEHAVARLDGCRRSRWLAVCGEPGIGKTRMLTELCRHADACGHLVLDGHGVDLERDLPFGVLVDALDDYLGSLEPRRLSVLGRERLAELTAVFPALAAMDLGPRTPPAAAVAPAERYRTHRAIRALLERLAGPRPLVLALDDLHWADAATVELVAFLLRRPPAARVLLALAARTATMPPVLATALATADRDDGRARDGHRLELEPLPAGAAHALLAEHFRLDPDGRAAVYRASGGNPFYLLQLGRSGADRGGPRDGTGLPGVPPVVAAATAEEIAERTPAARHVAQAAAVVGEQFAPELVAAAAELGHDVVLAAFDELAAAGLIRPTQLPGRFAFRHPIVRAAVYGSAGAGWLLGAHDRTARALAAAGADVVVRAPHVERSTAGADPAAADLLARAGASSMGRAPADAAHWFAAALRTLPAGTDPARRLELTLDRGRALSAAGRLAEARTVLDAGLAMLPGGDVARRARMLATCAGLDNLLGQPGRARARLLEALGALDDRHRAEAARVRIGLAAGCYYAGDFDEMRRWERDAREDAIALGDPALLAAATGLVAGAEYLTADIGAARAAAAETVRLLDTVDDDALSPHLVALTWFGWTQAHLGDLPGALHGLDRVAAAARASGQAHLVPLVEVGRVYALVWSGRLAEAGRSADTALDASLFSGNTLFLVLATAARSWSALLAGDVHAAVRHGEDAVACAGEDPDVVTATARYALAEARVEAGEPERGRDELLGAAGGPDLPLIERAYRPRWYELLTRAELAVGDLPAATGWAERAGKAADGPVPIPLRAAEAALAGAAVALATADGAATVAARRAGDLADLAGAPLAGARARILAGRALAGEGCTARAVDELGAAEATAAACGARRLRDEAARELRRLGRPVARGGRPRRRTGPAGGVDALSRRERQVAELVADGRTNRQIGRALFVSDRTVETHLAKVFAKLGVSSRAAVAEFVGRVRA
- a CDS encoding SDR family oxidoreductase, with product MPTALVTGGSRGLGEAYARELAERGYSIVLVARDADRLADAAERIGRATGAIVETLAADLTDPAGLAAVERRVTDPAVPVELLVNHAGAGTGPVVAGASSDALTAGVEPAVEAVLRLTRAALPVMTARGHGGVLNVAGLAGYLPSGGHARAAAQSWVLAFTDGVAASLRGTGVTVTAVVTGRIRGPHEPGGPFRPAPETVVRRSLDDLARGRTRSAPGWACRALVGYLEAPRTVLRLAARVTGRGRERPARPGEGPAATGPTRPSPVPTPFRDAHLPVRALPPGAGSLPALPELPACPAHVPAERLPAPRISGTGPLPVVTPARPHGRAGVRRLPAPPRPVQPPARDARTVRLAAG
- a CDS encoding LysR family transcriptional regulator, whose product is MDLSLPRLRMLRELHRRGTITAAAAALHYTASAVSQQLAQLERDVGTRLFERRGRRVQLTDLGVLLAEHAEEILASVERATQALEGAGESIAAKVTAGVWASVASGLLPDALTALARSHPGVVVRTRELAPEETAAAVRDGALDLSFVLDYSNYPMTWDHGLERAVIAVERLYAAVPAGAVPAASVTLAELAEHPWIMSPARSHFGQAARLACQAAGFAPRIDHEVEEQATAMAMVAAGLGVTLVSDLGLALRPPGVDVVALAEPLTRTVSLAYRTNSARRAALLLVVDAVRTAAAEKGLGADTALPAPTAAEAGPGADLEITGDGLRLG
- a CDS encoding DNA glycosylase AlkZ-like family protein, producing MPRTRPAGTPGATGGPEAGVGPGRDIDVSAVLAWRSRRQHLDRPHGLAAADVVRRLAGVQAQVPSAAEQAVAVRRAEAVGGTAEALASGALVRVWGQRGTLHLLHPADAPSYLALLASVRSWERPPWQREFATAGQVAALAEVAAEVLPGARLTRAELAGAYADRTGDGSLAERLGSGWGAVLKPLAWQGLLCHAAAGPADGTTVRFTAPPWAGRLPAVEDAAAVAIPAYLGAHGPATPETFGAWLLRGAVGKRVLRGWFDAVAARGLITPVRVGGGTRWARTADVDGLAAARPHEELRLLPAFDQFLLGPGTADPDVLDPAHRSRVSRAAGWIAPVVLHRGRVAGTWETGGDGPGDGGADLLVAPFPGTTLPRDALAAEAAVLGRVLGRTLRPVVRQG
- a CDS encoding Glu/Leu/Phe/Val dehydrogenase dimerization domain-containing protein, giving the protein MTTMQNPAGGTPQLTAGAVPHATGAAAVAPAIRRSEPYLRLQWNDSVTGAVGYLVVHTLRAGLATGGTRMRAGCTLSEVEDLARGMANKTATFDLPVGGAKGGIDFDPKDPRAVEVLERFCEAMRPWLDRHWVTAEDLGVPQHLIDEVFEKLGLGQSFHAAISRADDPAATLERVRRGLNAEVEGGFLLGDVIGGYGVAHACLAAAVSWGQIPAETTVAIQGIGTMGGACAYYLHEAGMTVTTVADAAGTLHCADGLDVPALLDLRDGYGEVDRSRLPAGVEQLPRAAILSADADILVPAAISYAITPDNSYDVRARVIVEAANAATTPEAESMLAARGIPVLPDFVANAGAVAWAWWLLLGEVDDDPETSFDRLRTVMHAKVAQLLAAWTDEGVTPRETGHRWADDPAPSTEPVVIP
- a CDS encoding DUF3040 domain-containing protein, with the translated sequence MSVTPPLPPPPPSQPPGGAPDPGPRPSARPLNRTEERTLSRLEQELRRSYPDLESEMSSLESAGAGRGEAPGVPLDRILQAVAIGVIVLALVPKEWLAALLSIGLLLGIPFAMALIAVQAKWDGLGEDGNGEGEDRRP